The following nucleotide sequence is from Halomonas chromatireducens.
CTTCGTACCCCAGCTCGTCTATTCCGTCTTCGTCATGAAGATGCTGTGCTTCGTGCTGTTCGCCTGCGCCTTCAATCTGCTGCTGGGGCACACCGGGATTCTCTCCTTCGGCCACGCCGCCTTCTTTGGCACGGGGGCCTACGTGACCGGGCAGCTGGTCAAGGAGTACGGTGTGCCCACCGATCTCGGCATCCTGGCCGGCGGCCTGGTGGCGGCAGCGCTAGGGACTATCATCGGGGCTCTGGCCATTCGCCGCAGCGGCATCTACCTGGCCATGATCACCCTGGCCCTGTCGCAGCTGGTTTTCTTCTTCTTCCTGCAGGCGCCCTTCACCGGGGCCGAGGACGGCCTGCAGCGGATTCCCCGCGGCACCTTCCTCGGGGTGATCGACCTGCGCAGCGACACGGCGCTCTACTACGTGGTGCTGGGCATCGTCGCGGCCGGCCTGTGGCTGGTGTGGCGCACCGTCAACTCGCCGTTCGGTAACGTGCTGCGCGCCATCCGCGAGCATGAGCCCCGAGCCATCTCGCTGGGCTACCCCGTGGCCCGCTACAAGGTACTGGTGTTCACCATCTCGGCCGGTCTCGCCGGGATCGCCGGCTCACTCAAGGCGATCGTCTTCCAGCTCGCGGCACTCTACGACGTGCACTGGCACACCTCGGGCGACGTGATCCTGATGACGCTGCTGGGCGGCATGAACACGGTCTTCGGCCCAGCAGTCGGTGCGGCACTGGTTTCCGCACTCAACCATTATCTCGACCCTTTCGGCGCCTGGGTCACGGTCATCACCGGCGTGGTCTTCATGACCTGCGTATTGGCCTTCCGCCAGGGTGTCGTGGGTCAGCTCAATCTCTGGCTTCGCTCTCGCCGCACCTCGATGACCTCAGCCAAGGGCCAGCGTCGTTCGCATGCCCATCAGCAATAACAAGGAGAAAATCGCCATGCCTGCCTTCGACCGCAAGACCCTCATGGCCCGCTTCCAGGACATGGTCGCCCGCGGCCAGCCGATCATCGGCGGCGGCGCCGGTACCGGCATCTCGGCCAAATGCGAGGAAGCCGGTGGGATCGACCTGATCGTGATCTACAACTCGGGGCGTTACCGCATGGCGGGGCGCGCCTCTTCCGCCGGCCTGCTGGCCTACGGCAACGCCAACCAGATCGTTCAGGAGATGGCCCTCGAAGTACTGCCGGTGGTCAAGCACACCCCGGTGCTGGCCGGGGTCAACGGTACGGACCCCTTCGTGATCATGCCCAAGCTGCTGCGTGAGCTTAAGGAGCTTGGCTTCTCGGGGGTGCAGAATTTTCCCACCGTAGGCCTGATCGACGGTACTTTCCGCATCAGCCTGGAGGAGACCGGCATCACCTACGGTAGCGAGGTCGACATGATTCGCCTGGCCCACGAGATGGACATGCTCACCACGCCCTACGTGTTCTCGGCCGACGAGGCCGTGGCCATGGCGGAGGCGGGTGCCGACATCATCGTGGCGCACATGGGCGTCACCGTGGGCGGCACCATCGGCGCTGAGTCGGCCAAGAGCCTCGACGAATCGGTGCGCCTGATCGATGACTGGGCCGAGGCAGCCAGGCGCGTGCGCCGGGACGTGATCATCCTCTGTCACGGCGGCCCCATCGCCACTCCCGAGGATGCCACCTATGTCATGAAACAGAGCGAGCACTGCAACGGCTTCTATGGCGCCAGCAGCATGGAGCGCCTACCCACGGAAATCGCATTAACTGAACAGATTCGCAAATTCAAGGCCATCACCGACTATCAGGAGACCTCGTCATGACCCGGGTATACGTCAGCGCAGTGATGCCAATCTCCCTTGAGCAGGCCTGGAGCGTGCTGCGCGATTTCAACGGCCTGCCGGATTATCACCCTTTCTTCGCCAAGAGCTACATCGAGGAAGGCAAACCCGCCGACCAGCTCGGCTGCGTACGCCATTTCCACGACCACGATGGCAACCACATCCGCGAAGAGTTGCTCTCGCTCTCGGACCGTGACCACCTCTGCTGCTACCGTATTCTCGAAGCCCCTGCCCTGCCGGTACAAGGCTACGTGGCGGAAATGCGCCTGAAGCCGATCACCACCAGCGGGCAGTGTTTCGGCGAATGGTGGGCGGAGTTCGAGGTCGCAGAGGCCGATCGTGAGGATGTCATGCAGCGCGTATCGGACACCTTCCGGCTGGCCTTCGAAGGGGCCGCTGAGCGTTTTACCAGCTGATAGTAAACATCACGATACCTGCAACAAGCGCCCCGGCCACAAGGCCCGGGCGCTAGTCGTTCTATGCAACTAGACCGACACGCCAAGATAGCGCCCCAGGGTCGCTTCGTCGGACATCGACTCGCCGTCGGCGGTTTCATGCACGATCCGACCTTCCGACATGAAGTAGGCGCGATCGGCCGCCAGTACCGCCGCCTTCACGTTCTGCTCGATCAGCAGCACCGCCACCCCCTCTCGGCTGAGCTCCTTGAGGCTCGAGGCGACATCCTCGACCACCGCCGGTGCCAGTCCTTCGGTAGGTTCGTCGAGGATAAGGCAGCCCGGGTTGGTCACCAGCGCCCGGCCTATGGCCAGCATCGAGCGCTCGCCTCCGGATATCTGATCCCCAAATGCCTTTCGCCGACGCCCCAGCGAGGGAAACAGCTCGAACACGCGGCTGGTTGACCAGCGCTGCCCGGCGGGCCCCTTGCGGGAGTTGAGCTGGAGGTGTTCGTCGACGCTGAGCGAGGGAAACAGCCGTCTTCCCTGGGGCACATAGCCCACTCCCAGATGCGCGATG
It contains:
- a CDS encoding ABC transporter ATP-binding protein yields the protein MAETMISVERLEAHYGLGLALQDINFRVGKECVAVMGRNGVGKTTLARVLIGLDPPQASGSVELLGHQVLGMPPHRIAHLGVGYVPQGRRLFPSLSVDEHLQLNSRKGPAGQRWSTSRVFELFPSLGRRRKAFGDQISGGERSMLAIGRALVTNPGCLILDEPTEGLAPAVVEDVASSLKELSREGVAVLLIEQNVKAAVLAADRAYFMSEGRIVHETADGESMSDEATLGRYLGVSV
- a CDS encoding phosphoenolpyruvate hydrolase family protein, producing the protein MPAFDRKTLMARFQDMVARGQPIIGGGAGTGISAKCEEAGGIDLIVIYNSGRYRMAGRASSAGLLAYGNANQIVQEMALEVLPVVKHTPVLAGVNGTDPFVIMPKLLRELKELGFSGVQNFPTVGLIDGTFRISLEETGITYGSEVDMIRLAHEMDMLTTPYVFSADEAVAMAEAGADIIVAHMGVTVGGTIGAESAKSLDESVRLIDDWAEAARRVRRDVIILCHGGPIATPEDATYVMKQSEHCNGFYGASSMERLPTEIALTEQIRKFKAITDYQETSS
- a CDS encoding SRPBCC family protein, which translates into the protein MTRVYVSAVMPISLEQAWSVLRDFNGLPDYHPFFAKSYIEEGKPADQLGCVRHFHDHDGNHIREELLSLSDRDHLCCYRILEAPALPVQGYVAEMRLKPITTSGQCFGEWWAEFEVAEADREDVMQRVSDTFRLAFEGAAERFTS
- a CDS encoding branched-chain amino acid ABC transporter permease produces the protein MRTLYIAAIAVVLLALLVVPFVPQLVYSVFVMKMLCFVLFACAFNLLLGHTGILSFGHAAFFGTGAYVTGQLVKEYGVPTDLGILAGGLVAAALGTIIGALAIRRSGIYLAMITLALSQLVFFFFLQAPFTGAEDGLQRIPRGTFLGVIDLRSDTALYYVVLGIVAAGLWLVWRTVNSPFGNVLRAIREHEPRAISLGYPVARYKVLVFTISAGLAGIAGSLKAIVFQLAALYDVHWHTSGDVILMTLLGGMNTVFGPAVGAALVSALNHYLDPFGAWVTVITGVVFMTCVLAFRQGVVGQLNLWLRSRRTSMTSAKGQRRSHAHQQ